GCCAACGTGCGGGCGTCGATCGCTTGCTGGCTGTTACCCGGACAGGCTCCTAGCGCTGGCGACCGCTCCGAAGCGCGAGCGCCGCGAGGAATAGTCCGAGCAACGGAATCGGCGAGGAGCCCGCGCTGCTGCACGAGCTGCCCGTGACCGACGTGGGACCGTGCCCTGAGGTGGTCTGCGAGCCCGTGCTGCCGGTACCGGTCGTGCCACCTGTGCTGGTCGTGCCGCCCGTGCTGGTCGTGCTGGTGGCTCCGCCGGTGCTGGTCGTGCTGCCCGTGCTCGTCGTTCCGCCCGTGCTGGTGGAGCTGTCCGTGGTCGTGCTGCTCGTGGTGCTCGCGCCGGTCGTGGTGGTCGAGGTCCCGGGCGGCGGCCCGTTGACGACGAGCAGGTGCGGCCCGAGCGCGCAGCCGCCGCTCTGGCTGGAGTAGAAGTGCGCGCCGTCGGAATCGGTCGAGACCAGCGCGAAGCTGGGCGCCGCGCCCGAGGCGAGCAGCGCGGTCACGTCGAAGGTCACGTCCTCGTCGGGCGTGACCGAGCGCGCCCCGCCGGAGCATGTGCTGGTCACCGCGGGCCGGCTCGTCCACGTCAGCGTGCTCGGATCCCAGCTCCCGGGCACGACGAGGCACACCTGGCCCGAGCCGCCCGCACTCGACGCGTCCGTGTGCGTGTGCAGCGTGAGCGTGGCCTGAGCCACCGGCGCCGAGAGCGGCGGGAACTCCATGTACACGATCGCGTCGGGATTTCCCGACGCATCTGCCTCGACGTTGAGGTCGGTCGGATCGTTGAAGACGCCCTGGAACCAGCTGGCCGCGGTCTCGTCGGCGGACGCGCCCACCGAGCCGTCGGTGCACGGCATGTCCACGGGCGGGCCCGCGTCGACCGGAGGAGTCACCACGGCCGCATCGCACGCGGGCGTGGGCGAGCCCTCGGTGCCGCTCACCACCAGGTTCGCGAACGTCGCGCCAATGGCCATCGACGAGCCGCCCACGTCGCCGTTTCGCGGCGAGCCCAGGTGCACCACCATCGGGCTGGGCGCGAACGTGCTCGGGTAGCCCACGGCGCCGAGCGCCACGCCGTCGCGGAAGTACGTCATCGTGCCGCCGCCCCAGTCGAGCTCGAAGTGGTAGGTGTGGGTGGCGTCCCAGCCGCAGTCGCTCATCTGGCCGTTGCAGTAGGCGATGCCGTCGAGCGTGCTGCAATCCGCGGGGCAGGTGTTGTTGTAGTAGGGCGCGCCCACGGGACAGCCGGCGAGCTCCAGCTTCATCGCGCCGGTGAGCGGATCGCCGGCGCCGTTCTGGAACATGCGCACGAACGCGCGCTGGTCGTTGTTGCGAAAGCCCGGCGAGTAGTCGATGGGCTCCGCGAGTCCATCCGGCGCCTGGTAGAAGGTGAAGAGGTCCACGTCGCCGCCGCAGTTGCTCTGGCAGAGCCCGATGCCGGTGACGTCGAAGCTGATCGAGCCCGACTCCAGCGCCGCGTTGATGGTGAACCAGAGGGTGTCGTTCGCGCCCGTGGCCGTCCAGCCCGAGGGAGAGAAGCTGCCGCCGCGCACGCCCAGCCCCGGCGAGCCGGGATCGGTGAGGGGATCGTTCACGTAGTCCGTCGCGGCCGCGCGAAGCGGTAACGCGAAGGCAAGCATCACGCTCCAGACCAGGACTCGACGCATGGGCCACCCGCCTTGAGTGCAGCGAGAGGTTGTCGCCGGTGCGGTCAAGAAGGTTGTCGATCGTGGGCCGGGGAAATAAGTCCACGGATGGTCGAAGTAAGAGAGCTACTCATGAGCACGCGTGAATCCGTGTCCTGGACCACCTGCGACGTGCTCGGCGCTGGAGCCGACGCGGGCCTCAGCTTCGACTTCGCCGACATGGCGTCGATGACCGTCACGCAGTAGCCCGTCGCCCGCGATCGGTGTAGCAACGAGGCCCATGAAACGCCTCGTCCTGGCCGTCGCGGTCTTGCTCGCGGGCTGCAACGGCAGCTCGTCGAGCAGCAGCTCGGGCTCCAGCGGCCACGGCTCCTCGGGCGCCGCGTCGACCGGCGGCACGGGTGCCTCGAGCGGAACCGGCTCCACCGCGAGCAGCTCCAGCGGCAGCACGGGCAGCAGCGCGGCCTCGACGGCGAGCTCGAGCTCGACAGCGAGCGGGGGCAGCTCGGGCTCCAGCGGCACCTCCGGGAGCTGCACGGAGATCACCCTCGGAACCTGGCAGGCCGCGGCCGAGAACGCCACCGGCGGCGCCGCCCCCACCGCGTTCCAGGCCCTGGCCTCGCCGGACCTCGGCGCCGACGGCGTGCCCGATGTCGCGCAGATCGAGCTCTACACCGACGACGTCGACACCTTCGATCTCTCCCAGTACCCCAACGACAACGACGCCACCTGCGAGCAGTGCGTGCGCCTCTTCCAGGATCTGCGCGCCGACGGTGGGCTCGCGCGGCAGTTCTTCCAGTCGCGCGGCACGTTCGCGATCACCGCAGCCGACAGCGTCGCTGGCCTGCTCGAGGGCTCGCTCTCCGATGTGACGCTGGTCGAGGTCACGGTGGATCCCACGACCTCCGTGTCGGAGCCGGTGCCGGGCGGGAGCTGCCTGCACATCGCCTCCTCCAGCGTGAACGTGGTGCCGCCCGGTACCACCAGCGCGAGCAGCAGCAGCGCCAGCGCGTCGGCGGCGGCGAGCTCCAGCGGTTCGACTTCGGGCTCGAGCTCGAGCGGCAGCGGCAGCGGATCCGGATCCGGCTCCACGTCGAGCAGCGCCAGCGGCTCCGGCTCGGACTCGACTGCGAGCAGCGACAGCGGCAGCGGATCCGGATCTGGTTCGACGGCGAGCAGCGCCAGCAGTTCGGGTTCGGGTTCGACGGCGAGCGGCAGCGGCTCCGGCTCGACGGGCTAGCGCCGGCGGCTCACGGCGACGATCGCTGCGCCGACCACGACCGCCCCGGCCACCCACGCCAGACCGCGCTGCAGCCGCGCCGCCGTAGGCTTCAGTTCGTCGCCGAGCTCGGTCACCACGCTGTGCACCGCCGATCTCGACAGCGTCTGCAGCTCCGGCGCGTGCAGTTGAAGGCCCCGCACCACGCCGGTCACCATCGCCGTGGCCGCGCGCTCGCCCGCTTGCATTCGCCCTTGGCGCCTGTCGCGGAGGCTCTGCGCCTCTTCTTCGCGCTGTCGAACCCCGCTGTGGATCAAGCGGATCAGATCCTCGATGAGGGCCTCGACACGAGGAAGCGAGCGCTTCAGCTCCGAGACGCCGCCCGCCACGGCGCCCTGGGCCGCCTTGCGTCCGAGCTCTTCGGCGAGCGCGCCGGGCCCCTCTGCCGCGTCGCTGGCGAATCGACCGAGCGCACGAACCGACGCCGAGAGCAGCGCGTGCAGCTCGTCGTCAGAGAGGGCCTCCAGTTCGTCGGCCGCTCCCTGCACCGCGCCGCTCGCCAGCCCAGCCGCCGCCCGCTTCTCCAGCGCGAGCGCCGCCCGGCGCAGGCGCGAGGTCAGCCTTCCTTCATCGTCGGCGCGCATCCCCCGCAACATCCGCATCCACGCAGCCGTCGAGAAGGCCCGCTCGCCCGCGGAGCGCGCGACCCGTCGATCGAATGCGTCGGATTTTGTTGACGCGTCGGATTTATCCGACATATTGTGCTCGCATGCGCGACGTCGACGTCTTTGCCGCGCTGGCCAATCCCGTGCGGCGCGAGATCCTGAAGAAGCTGCGGCGCGGGCCCCGGGGCGTGAGCGATCTGGCGAGCGGCTTCTCCCTTGGGCGGCCGGCCGTCTCCGAGCACCTCCAGGTGCTGCGCAAGGCGCGCCTCATCCGCGAGGAGCCGCGCGGCCGCGAGCGCTACTACCACCTCGATCCCCGGCCGCTGGCCGAGGTCACCACCTGGCTCGAGGCGTTCTCCCGCTACTGGGAGGACCGCCTCGACGCCCTCGATGAGCTCCTCGATCGCGAAGCTGGAGAACGTCGATGACCGACACCCCGAAGATCCAG
This genomic stretch from Deltaproteobacteria bacterium harbors:
- a CDS encoding DNRLRE domain-containing protein is translated as MRRVLVWSVMLAFALPLRAAATDYVNDPLTDPGSPGLGVRGGSFSPSGWTATGANDTLWFTINAALESGSISFDVTGIGLCQSNCGGDVDLFTFYQAPDGLAEPIDYSPGFRNNDQRAFVRMFQNGAGDPLTGAMKLELAGCPVGAPYYNNTCPADCSTLDGIAYCNGQMSDCGWDATHTYHFELDWGGGTMTYFRDGVALGAVGYPSTFAPSPMVVHLGSPRNGDVGGSSMAIGATFANLVVSGTEGSPTPACDAAVVTPPVDAGPPVDMPCTDGSVGASADETAASWFQGVFNDPTDLNVEADASGNPDAIVYMEFPPLSAPVAQATLTLHTHTDASSAGGSGQVCLVVPGSWDPSTLTWTSRPAVTSTCSGGARSVTPDEDVTFDVTALLASGAAPSFALVSTDSDGAHFYSSQSGGCALGPHLLVVNGPPPGTSTTTTGASTTSSTTTDSSTSTGGTTSTGSTTSTGGATSTTSTGGTTSTGGTTGTGSTGSQTTSGHGPTSVTGSSCSSAGSSPIPLLGLFLAALALRSGRQR
- a CDS encoding winged helix-turn-helix transcriptional regulator produces the protein MRDVDVFAALANPVRREILKKLRRGPRGVSDLASGFSLGRPAVSEHLQVLRKARLIREEPRGRERYYHLDPRPLAEVTTWLEAFSRYWEDRLDALDELLDREAGERR